From one Cryptomeria japonica unplaced genomic scaffold, Sugi_1.0 HiC_scaffold_194, whole genome shotgun sequence genomic stretch:
- the LOC131868038 gene encoding uncharacterized protein LOC131868038, producing MADTDSQHEVEVVQPESKAAKVSSKGKDPKHRDWLQDHENRLEDLEQSDLEERMTAEWSKLAEQIESLREEIRFLKEGQQIFHSLLQGGTHGSKATRVGTYDGERDDKALDNFFWDVEEYLSCAPKTSDEAQVKDIATYLTGSAKLWWRTHQADERAGKTVKPIKSWADLKAALHDQFRPGNSDWIIRSRFDELKHTGTIREYVKAFQVLDLECTKLSDFEKLFLFTKGLQPWAKDELRRQKVQTLAEAITVADGLLDYKGDAARGFGGARTDYKKNFRRKEKKGGGPPSDPNGEPRKKKPKKSNGEGNPKKKDHTQTEKKKDRDPGCFICGKDDHWARSCPDRSRINALLFEEKKLPAMSTLQLLNAVQHSTEVADKHELCFVETFFGNKKVLAMVDSGATHNYISACRAKKLGLKIEPTTNQFKAVTAPAQQVSGEIHKEVIRVGSWQGVLDLIAIGMNEFDLILGQEFLRSASATVVPHLSCLLILDPSRPSMVPMMKSVEQDLLLNALSAKQVGKGRQEELFLAALIGDWDEGESSGPSNTSAIQDVLSEFADVMPDQLPAVLPPRRHVDHRIELESGARPPAKAPYRLSAPEMEELRKQLAELAEAGYLRPSRSPYAAPVLFQRKKDGSLRMCVDYRALNKLTIKNKYPLPLIADSFDRLVDARVFTKLDLRQGYYQIRIAPGDEEKTAITTRYGSYEFLVMPFGLTNAPATFSTLMNDVFRSLLDKCVVVYLDDILVYSRDMEEHKRHLQEVFALLREHQLFAKKEKCAFAQKEVPFLGHILGHGQIRPDPEKLQAIRDWEPLRNVHEVRQFLGLANYYRKFVAGYSRIASPLTDLLKKDRGWKWGDKQQTAFELLKDKLTEEPVLALPKYGQPFEVQTDASDYAMGGVLMQDGHPVAYESRKLNDRERNYSAHEKEMTAIVHCLRTWRHYLLGVPFIVKTDNVSSTYFKTQSKLTPKQARWQEFLAEFDFELIYNPGRHNVVADALSRKAQLGALKLLGQSQVVLNEDMIEKIKEGLENDSQAWQIVLQVQAGRTRKFHFSIPHFQETRRGTCSVTH from the coding sequence ATGGCAGATACAGATAGTCAGCATGAAGTGGAGGTCGTGCAACCTGAGAGTAAGGCTGCGAAGGTGTCTTCGAAGGGGAAAGATCCGAAGCACCGCGATTGGCTCCAAGACCATGAAAATCGACTCGAGGACTTGGAACAGTCCGACCTCGAGGAGCGCATGACGGCAGAGTGGTCGAAGCTGGCGGAACAGATAGAGTCTTTGAGGGAAGAGATCCGCTTCCTCAAAGAGGGGCAACAGATCTTCCATTCGTTGTTGCAGGGAGGAACGCATGGTTCTAAGGCAACTCGAGTTGGAACTTATGACGGTGAGCGCGATGACAAGGCACTTGATAATTTCTTCTGGGATGTTGAGGAGTACCTGTCGTGTGCACCGAAGACGTCTGATGAGGCACAGGTCAAGGATATTGCAACATACCTTACCGGCAGTGCGAAGCTGTGGTGGCGAACGCATCAGGCAGATGAACGCGCTGGGAAGACGGTGAAACCGATCAAGTCCTGGGCTGACTTGAAGGCAGCGCTTCATGATCAATTCCGACCTGGGAATTCGGATTGGATCATCCGATCCAGGTTCGATGAACTCAAGCATACTGGCACTATTCGAGAGTATGTCAAGGCATTTCAGGTGTTGGATTTGGAATGCACCAAGTTGAGCGACTTCGAGAAGTTATTCCTCTTCACTAAGGGTCTGCAACCCTGGGCGAAGGATGAGCTGAGGAGACAGAAAGTTCAGACTTTGGCCGAGGCGATCACAGTTGCGGATGGGCTGCTCGATTATAAGGGCGATGCAGCTAGGGGCTTTGGTGGAGCTCGAACAGACTACAAGAAGAACTTCCGCCGGAAAGAGAAGAAGGGAGGCGGACCTCCTTCTGATCCTAACGGCGAGCCCAGGAAGAAGAAACCGAAGAAGTCGAATGGAGAAGGTAACCCGAAGAAGAAAGATCACACACAGACTGAGAAGAAGAAGGATCGTGATCCAGGGTGTTTCATCTGTGGCAAAGATGATCACTGGGCACGGAGCTGTCCAGATCGGAGTAGGATCAACGCGCTGTTGTTCGAGGAGAAGAAGTTGCCCGCAATGAGCACCTTGCAACTCCTGAATGCAGTGCAACATTCTACCGAAGTGGCCGATAAGCACGAGTTGTGTTTTGTGGAGACTTTCTTTGGCAACAAGAAGGTGCTAGCTATGGTGGATTCAGGTGCCACCCACAACTACATCTCCGCATGCCGAGCGAAGAAGCTTGGACTCAAGATCGAGCCCACTACAAATCAGTTCAAGGCGGTGACCGCACCCGCGCAGCAGGTGAGCGGTGAGATCCATAAGGAAGTCATCCGAGTTGGGTCGTGGCAGGGTGTGCTTGATTTGATCGCCATTGGAATGAATGAGTTCGATCTCATACTCGGGCAGGAGTTCTTGAGGTCGGCATCAGCAACTGTGGTGCCACACTTGAGCTGTTTGCTGATATTGGATCCGAGCAGACCAAGTATGGTTCCGATGATGAAGAGCGTGGAACAGGATCTCCTGTTGAATGCGCTCAGTGCTAAGCAGGTTGGCAAGGGAAGGCAGGAGGAGTTGTTTTTGGCCGCACTGATTGGAGATTGGGATGAAGGAGAGTCGTCAGGACCCTCTAACACCTCGGCGATCCAGGATGTGTTGTCCGAGTTTGCGGATGTTATGCCAGACCAGCTCCCAGCTGTGTTACCACCGAGGAGGCACGTTGATCACAGGATCGAACTGGAGTCAGGGGCAAGACCACCAGCGAAGGCTCCTTATCGACTCTCCGCACCAGAGATGGAAGAGTTGAGGAAGCAGTTGGCAGAGCTCGCTGAGGCAGGATACTTGCGTCCCTCCAGATCACCTTATGCTGCTCCAGTATTGTTCCAGCGCAAGAAGGATGGAAGCCTTCGGATGTGTGTGGACTATCGAGCTTTGAACAAGCTCACCATCAAGAACAAGTATCCGTTACCTCTCATAGCGGATAGCTTTGATCGACTGGTCGATGCAAGAGTGTTCACCAAGTTGGACCTGAGGCAGGGTTACTATCAGATCAGGATCGCGCCAGGTGATGAGGAGAAGACCGCGATCACGACGAGGTATGGTagctatgaattcttggttatgccttttggtctcactaaCGCTCCTGCAACCTTCAGCACCTTGATGAACGATGTGTTTCGCTCATTATTGGACAAGTGCGTTGTTGTGTATCTGGATGACATTTTGGTATACAGTCGAGACATGGAGGAACACAAGCGGCACCTTCAGGAGGTGTTTGCTTTGTTGAGAGAACATCAGCTGTTCGCAAAGAAGGAAAAGTGTGCTTTTGCGCAGAAGGAAGTGCCGTTTCTGGGCCATATTCTTGGTCATGGCCAGATCCGACCAGACCCGGAGAAGCTTCAGGCAATCCGAGACTGGGAGCCGCTTCGCAATGTGCATGAGGTGAGACAGTTCCTTGGTTTAGCTAACTACTATCGCAAGTTTGTAGCAGGCTATTCCCGGATTGCGAGCCCCTTGACGGATCTGTTGAAGAAGGACCGCGGATGGAAATGGGGCGATAAGCAGCAGACAGCATTTGAGTTGCTAAAAGACAAGTTGACTGAGGAGCCAGTCCTTGCTTTGCCGAAATATGGCCAACCTTTTGAGGTCCAAACCGATGCGTCCGACTATGCCATGGGTGGAGTTTTGATGCAGGATGGGCATCCTGTGGCATATGAATCTCGGAAGTTGAATGACAGAGAGAGGAACTACTCGGCGCATGAGAAAGAGATGACTGCGATAGTGCACTGTTTGAGAACTTGGAGGCATTACTTGCTGGGGGTGCCGTTCATAGTGAAGACAGACAATGTCAGCTCCACTTACTTCAAGACTCAGTCTAAGCTCACCCCGAAGCAGGCGAGGTGGCAAGAATTCCTGGCAGAATTCGACTTTGAGCTGATATACAATCCGGGGCGACATAATGTGGTAGCCGATGCACTTAGCAGGAAGGCACAGCTTGGTGCTTTGAAGCTCCTGGGTCAGAGCCAAGTTGTGTTGAACGAAGAcatgattgagaaaatcaaggaggGACTGGAGAATGACTCGCAGGCGTGGCAGATTGTATTGCAGGTGCAAGCTGGGCGAACTCGGAAGTTTCACTTCAGCATCCCTCACTTTCAGGAGACAAGAAGGGGGACCTGTTCAGTTACACATTGA